AGCCCTACCCATAAGGGCCATGAGGACTTGACGTCATCCCCACCTTCCTCCGGTTTGTCACCGGCAGTCTCCTTAGAGTGCTCTTGCGTAGCAACTAAGGACAAGGGTTGCGCTCGTTGCGGGACTTAACCCAACATCTCACGACACGAGCTGACGACAGCCATGCAGCACCTGTGCGCCGGTTCTCTTTCGAGCACGTCCGCCTCTCAGCAGACTTCCGACCATGTCAAGGGTAGGTAAGGTTTTTCGCGTTGCATCGAATTAATCCACATCATCCACCGCTTGTGCGGGTCCCCGTCAATTCCTTTGAGTTTTAATCTTGCGACCGTACTCCCCAGGCGGTCAACTTCACGCGTTAGCTACGTTACTAAGGAAATGAATCCCCAACAACTAGTTGACATCGTTTAGGGCGTGGACTACCAGGGTATCTAATCCTGTTTGCTCCCCACGCTTTCGTGCATGAGCGTCAGTGTTGGCCCAGGAGGCTGCCTTCGCCATCGGTATTCCTCCACATCTCTACGCATTTCACTGCTACACGTGGAATTCTACCTCCCTCTGCCACACTCAAAGCCTGCCAGTCACCAATGCAGTTCCCAGGTTAAGCCCGGGGATTTCACATCGGTCTTAACAGACCGCCTGCGCACGCTTTACGCCCAGTAATTCCGATTAACGCTCGCACCCTACGTATTACCGCGGCTGCTGGCACGTAGTTAGCCGGTGCTTATTCTTCCGGTACCGTCATCCTCCACCGATATTAGCGGCGAAGTTTTCTTTCCGGACAAAAGTGCTTTACAACCCGAAGGCCTTCTTCACACACGCGGCATTGCTGGATCAGGGTTGCCCCCATTGTCCAAAATTCCCCACTGCTGCCTCCCGTAGGAGTCTGGGCCGTGTCTCAGTCCCAGTGTGGCTGGTCGTCCTCTCAGACCAGCTACAGATCGTCGCCTTGGTAGGCCTTTACCCCACCAACTAGCTAATCTGCCATCGGCCGCCCCTACAGCGCGAGGTCCGAAGATCCCCCGCTTTCCTCCGTAGATCGTATGCGGTATTAATCCGGCTTTCGCCGGGCTATCCCCCACTACAGGACACGTTCCGATGTATTACTCACCCGTTCGCCACTCGCCGCCAGGCCGAAGCCCGCGCTGCCGTCCGACTTGCATGTGTAAGGCATGCCGCCAGCGTTCAATCTGAGCCAGGATCAAACTCTTCAGTTCAATGCCTGTTACTGTTTTCGGTTCCGTTAGAAACCGGTCGCTCACTCAACGTACTGACGATGATTAATCCGTCCTAAGACAGATAAACCTTCCTCTGATACTTCGTGTGAGACTCTTGATACTTTTGCTTATGCTGCAGCGCCTAAGCACCACAACCGCACTCGCCATCAAGCGCCCACACTTATCGGCTGTTAGTTTTTAAAGAGCAATCCGCCAAGACTTTCCACCTCGCCGCATCGAGCACTGGGCTCAACCGCTTCGTCTTGCGTCGCTGCATCAGCAGCAGAGAAACGAGATTATGTACGTCGTTTCGGTCAGTGTCAACAAGTTTTTGAAGCTTCTTTTTGACTCGCCTTTCGGCTCGGACCTGCGAACCCAGTCGGCTTACCAACATCGGCTCGCTTAAAGCGAACGGGTCGTGCGGACATCGCACGACCCGTCGACATTGAAGTCTTGGTGCCGGCTGCAGGACTCGAACCCGCCACCTGATGATTACAAATCAACTGCTCTACCAGATGAGCTAAGCCGGCGAAGGACGAGATTCTACTTCATTTAACGACTTTCAGGTGCGACCGGCCAGAGGATTTCGATGCGTCGTCATCCGACGCGCCCGATTGCGCCTCATCGCGCGATGAAGTGGCTGAAGCGCTCGACCGATCCTCCGCCTGAGGATCAACGTGACGCTGCTCTCGCTCGGCAGACCGGGGCGCAGCCGAAACACTCGGCTCGCTCGCGGAATGAGGCGACGGCTCGACGGGAAACGCCATTCCTTGCCCGTTCTCGCGCGCATAAATGGCGAGCACGTTGGCGACCTGGACCTCGATCTTGTGCGATTTCCCGGAAAAGCGCGCACTGAACTCGATCCATTCGTTCCCCATCTGCAACTGGCTCGTCGCCTCGAAGCTGATGTTGAGCACGATCTCATCATTGCGCACGAACTGGCGCGGCACGCGCGTCGCGCCGTCGACTCGCACGGCGATGTGAGGCGTAAAACCGTTATCGGTGCACCATTCGTACAGCGCGCGCAACAGATAAGGCTTGGTGGAGATTTCTTGCATCAACTTTCCTCTGCCGGAGCACGGTCGCGCGAACTCGCGCCCGGCGCGCCCCGTTCTCGCAAACTATCGACGCATCACCTTTTCGGAAGGCGTCAGCGCTTCAATATAGGCCGGGCGGCTGAAAATGCGCTCGGCGTACTTCATCAGCGGCGCGGCGTTCTTCGACAGCTCGATGCCATAGTGATCGAGACGCCACAAGAGCGGCGCGATCGCGACGTCGAGCATCGAGAACTCCTCGCCCAGCATGTACTTGTTCTTCAGGAAGATCGGCGCGAGTTGCGTGAGGCGGTCGCGGATCGCGCTGCGCGCCTTTTCGTGGTTCTTCTCGGCTGCCTTGCCCTTCTCGTTCTCGAGCGTGCCGACGTGCACGAACAGTTCTTTTTCGAAGTTGAGCAGGAACAGACGCGCACGCGCACGCTGGACGGGATCCGCCGGCATCAGCTGCGGATGCGGGAAACGCTCGTCGATGTACTCGTTGATGATGTTCGACTCGTACAGGATCAGGTCGCGCTCGACGAGAATCGGCACTTGACCGTACGGGTTCATCACCGCGATGTCTTCCGGCTTGTTGAACAGATCGACGTCGCGGATCTCGAAATCCATGCCCTTTTCGAACAACACCAGCCGGCAGCGCTGGGAGAACGGGCAAGTAGTGCCGGAGTACAGAACCATCATGTTATTTAAGTCCCTTCAGTAAACTCGAAGGGCCGGCTGCGGCGAATCCCTCCCGGGAGTAGCCGCGCCGACCCACGCCGTCACAGGCGTGCTATTTGATATCTCGCCAGTATGCCGCGTTCAGACGCCATGCGAGGAAGCTCAGGAGCGCCAGAAACAGCAAGACCCAGACGCCAAGGCGCTTGCGGGTCTGCTGGGCGGGTTCGGACATCCACGAAAGGTACGAAACCAGATCGGCCACAGCTGAATCATAATCCACGTTCGACATGGTGCCAGGCGTCACCTGAGTGTAACCCACGAATCTTTTTGTCTTTTCGCCGGTTTTCTCGTCCGTGTCCGTCTCGAACCGCGCATCGCGGATACCTTGCAGCGTCCACAGCACATGCGGCATGCCAACGTTCTCGAACACGCGATTGTTCCAGCCGGTCGGCCGGGTCGGGTCACGGTAGAAGCTGCGCAAATACGTGTAGAGCCAGTCCTTGCCGCGCGCCCGCGCCTCCACCGACAAATCCGGCGGCGACGCGCCGAACCACGCTTTGGCGTCGTCCGGGCGCATCGCGATGCTCATGGTGTTGCCGATCTTTTCCGTCGTGAACAGCAGATTGTCCTGAATCTGCTTCTGCGTGAGCCCGAGGTCCGTCAGACGGTTGTAGCGCATCAGGCTCGCGCTATGGCAGTTCAGGCAGTAGTTTACAAATATTTGGGCGCCGTGCTGCAAGGACGCGAAATTGTCCGCGTTATCGGGCGCACGGTCCAGCACCGCTTCTTCCGCCGCGTGCACTGGCGCCGCGCTGAACGCGAACATCGCCGCGCAAGTCATCGCGAGAGTCGAGAGCCATTTTTTCATCGTGTCGTCTCCGGACGGGCGCTTAGTGGAGTTTGTAGTTCACTCGCTCGGGCGGCGTCTTGAATCTGCCGCGCGGCGTCCAGAAAGGCATGCCGAGGAAAAACGCGAAATAAATGAGCGCGCAGATTTGCGCGATAAGCGTTCCCGCCGGCGATGGCGGCCGCGTTCCCAAAAAGCCGAGCACGAGGAACGCGAAGACAAAGATTGCGTAGAAGACTTTGTGAAAGAGCGGCCGGTAGCGGATCGACTTCACCGGACTGCGATCCAGCCACGGCACGAAGAACAGCGAAACGACCGCCGTGCCCATCACGACCACGCCCCAGAACTTGGATTCGGTGAGGGCCATGAACACGATCACCAAGAGCGCGAGCACGGGCAGCCCAATGCGCCATTTTCCGCGCGCGCGCAAAAGCGCGAACACCCCGAGCAGCGCGATGATGATCATCAGCACGATCTTGAACGGATCCGTGGTCGCACGCAGCATCGCGTAGAAGGCGGTGAAGTACCAGACGGGCGCGATTTCAGACGGCGTTTGCAGCGGATTAGCCGGCACGAAGTTATTTGCTTCGAGGAAGTAGCCGCCCATTTCCGGCGCGAAGAAAATAATTGCCGCGAAAATCAGCAAGAAAATGCAGACGCCCATGAAGTCGTGCACCGAGTAATACGGGTGAAACGGAATACCGTCGAGCGGAATGCCGTTCGCGTCCTTCTTTGCCTTGATTTCGATGCCATCGGGATTATTCGATCCCACTTCATGCAGCGCGACCAGATGCGCAACAACGAGCCCGATCAGTACGAGCGGAATCGCGATCACATGAAACGAGAAGAAGCGATTCAGCGTAACGTCCGACACGACATAATCGCCGCGAATCCACAGCGACAAATCCGGGCCGATAAAAGGAATCGCCGAAAACAGATTCACGATTACTTGCGCGCCCCAGAACGACATTTGCCCCCAAGGCAGCAGATAGCCGAAGAACGCTTCCGCCATCAGGCACAGGAAAATGGCGCAACCGAAAATCCACACGAGCTCGCGCGGCTTGCGGTAGGACCCGTACATCAGGCTGCGGAACATGTGAAGATAAACGACGACGAAAAACATCGACGCGCCCGTGGAATGCATATACCGAATGAGCCAGCCCCACGGCACTTCGCGCATGATGTACTCGACCGATGCAAAGGCCAGCGTCGCATCGGGCTTGTAATTCATGACGAGAAAAATGCCCGTGACGATCTGAATGACCAGCACGAGCATTGAAAGTGAGCCGAAGAAATACCAGAAGTTGAAGTTCTTCGGCGCGTAGTATTCGGTGACGTGTTTCTTCCAGGTGGATGTCAAAGGAAACCGGCGATCTATCCAGCCCAAGAAGCCCGTCGTTTCCACATCCTTGTCTGCGGTCGCCATTTAAGCCTCTCCCTTTTCGTCCTTGCCGATCACGAGTTGCGTCGCGGAAGTGAACATGTACGGTGGCACGTCCAGATTCTGCGGCGCGGGCTTGTTCTTGAAGACGCGGCCGGCCATGTCGTAGGTCGAGCCGTGGCACGGGCACAGAAAGCCGCCTGGCCAGTTATCGGGAAGATTGGGTTGCGGACCTTCGGTGAAGCGCGGCGTCGGCGTGCAGCCGAGGTGCGTACAGACGGCGACGGCCACGAATATGTTCTTGTGATCGGCGCGGGAGCGGAACTCGTTGTTGCAGTACTCCGGCAACGGCATCGAGAATTCCATTTTGGACTTCGGATCGGCCACTTCATTGTCGGCCTTCTTCACGTCGGACAGCATTTCGTCCGTGCGATTCACGATCCACACCGGCTTGCCGCGCCAGGCGACTGTCATCATTTCGCCCGGCTTCAGTCCGCTGATATCGACCTCGACGGGCGCGCCCGCCGCCTTGGCCTTCTCCGACGGAGCGAACGAACCAACAAACGGAACCAGCGTTGCCACACCTCCGACACCACCCGCCACGGTCGTCGTAATCAGCCAGGTACGGCGGCCGCCATCGACGCGCTTATCGTCCTTGTCTCGCATCACACGCCCCACTTCTGAGTTGGATTTATACCGTCACATCAGTGTTCCGCCGCTAGTGTGCGCGAATGGAGTTGCCATTTACAAGGGCCGTTCGGGGAAAATTACCCGGATTTAGCGAACCTTCCGGGTTTTCCCCACGTTTTCGCGCGTTCGCGTGAAGCGTCTTTTCATCGCTCCAGCGGGGTTCGAACGACGAGGAATCGCCGCTTCAGACCGGATTATCGATATCGATAAACACATGCTCGATGTCGAACTCTTCGGACAGGTGCGCGCCGACGGCCTGCACGCCATAACGTTCCGTCGCGTGATGCCCCGCCGCGATATACGCCACGCCGGATTCCGCCGCGATATGCATTGTCTGCTCGGACACTTCGCCGCTCAGATACACGTCGGCGCCCGCGTCGATGGCCTGTTCGAAATAGCCCTGCGCGCCGCCCGTGCACCACGCGACGCGCCGTAGCTCGCGGTCGGGATCGCCGAACACGAGCGGCTTGCGGCCGAGCGCATTCTCGACGGTCGCGGTGAAGTGCTCGAGCGAAAGCGGCATGGTGATCGGCGCGACCCAGCCGATGTCCTGATCGCCGAAACGGCCGTCGGCAATCAAGCCGAGCCGCGCGCCGATCTGCGCGTTGTTGCCGAATTCCGGATGCGCGTCGAGCGGCAGGTGATAGGCGAAAAGATTGATGTCGTTGGCGATCAGCGTGCGCAGCCGACGATGCTTGCGCCCCGTGATCTGCGGCGCCTCGTTGCGCCAGAAATAGCCGTGATGGACGAGCACCGTGTCCGCGCCCCACTCCAGCGCGGCTTCCAGGAAGGCGAGCGATGCCGTCACGCCGGTCGCGATTTTCTGAACGCGGCGCGTGCCTTCCACCTGTAGGCCGTTCGGGCAATAGTCCTTGAAGCGGCCGATTTCCAGCAGGTTGTTCAGATACAATTCGAGTTCGATCCGATCCATGAAATCCTCTATCCCTTCAAATGCTTAGACGCTTCTGGCTGTTTTTTGCCCAAGCGGTCACCGTGCTTTTGGCTCTGATGTTCATCATCGCGACCCTGAAACCGCAGTGGCTTCAACGTCAGGGCCAATTCGGCAAGCAACTCGCCGAGCCGATCGTCGCGTTACAGGAAGTGGCGCCGAGCATCGGCTCGCGCCCGCTCCAGTCGTCGTATGCGGACGGCGCGCAAAAGGCGATGCCCGCGGTGGTGAACGTGTTCTCCAGCAAGGACGGCAATCTGCCGGCGGACCCGCGAGCCAAAGACCCGCTTTTCCGCTACTTCTTCGGCGACAAGAACAGACGCAAGAACGACGAGCCTCCCGCGTCGAATCTCGGGTCAGGCGTCATCGTCAGCTCGGAAGGTTACATTCTAACGAACCAGCACGTCGTGGACGGTGCGGACCAAATCGAAGTCGCGCTCGCGGACGGCCGCACGTCGAGCGCGAAAGTGATCGGCGTCGATCCCGAGACGGACCTCGCCGTGCTGAAGATCGCGCTGACAAACTTGCCGAGCATCACGCTCGGGCGAATGGACCAGACGCACGTCGGCGATGTCGTGCTGGCGATCGGCAACCCGTTCGGCGTCGGGCAGACGGTGACCATGGGCATCGTGAGCGCGCTCGGGCGCAATCACCTGGGCATCAATACGTTCGAGAACTTCATCCAGACCGACGCGGCGATCAATCCCGGCAATTCGGGCGGTGCGCTCGTCGACGTGAACGGCAATCTGCTCGGCATCAACACCGCGATTTATTCACGCAGCGGCGGCTCGCTAGGCATCGGCTTCGCCATTCCGGTGTCGACGGCGCGCAGTGTGCTGGAGAGCATCATCACGACGGGCACGGTGACGCGCGGCTGGATCGGCGTGGAACCGCAGGATGTGACGCCGGAAATCGCGGAATCGTTCGGGCTCGATCAGAAATCCGGCGCGATCGTCGCGGGCGTGCTGCAAGGCGGCCCGGCGGATAAAGCCGGCATCAAGCCGGGCGATATTCTTGTCAGCATCAACGAGGACACGATCACCGACACGACGCGCCTCTTGAACGTCGTTGCTCAGATCAAGCCGGGCACGTCCGTGAAAGTGCATCTGATGCGCAAGAACAAGGAACTGGACGTGAACGTGATGATCGGCAAACGGCCCGCGCAGCCGAAGGCGCCGCAGACGCCGGACGAAGATCAGGGCGATCAGGGCGACGAATAACGCGCCGAGCGCTCAAAAAGAAGGCAGCCTCGGCTGCCTTTTTTATTGCGGAGAACACGCGTTCGGTGCGGCCGACGCTGCGACAATCGGCCGCAGCCTTCTATTTCACGGTGAGCTCTTCGCTCTTGATCGCGTCTTTCCCGACCACGAGCCGCGCCGCCACGATTCCCGCTTCGTACAAGATGATGAGCGGAATCGC
The Caballeronia sp. M1242 DNA segment above includes these coding regions:
- a CDS encoding ClpXP protease specificity-enhancing factor, whose amino-acid sequence is MQEISTKPYLLRALYEWCTDNGFTPHIAVRVDGATRVPRQFVRNDEIVLNISFEATSQLQMGNEWIEFSARFSGKSHKIEVQVANVLAIYARENGQGMAFPVEPSPHSASEPSVSAAPRSAEREQRHVDPQAEDRSSASATSSRDEAQSGASDDDASKSSGRSHLKVVK
- a CDS encoding glutathione S-transferase N-terminal domain-containing protein, producing MMVLYSGTTCPFSQRCRLVLFEKGMDFEIRDVDLFNKPEDIAVMNPYGQVPILVERDLILYESNIINEYIDERFPHPQLMPADPVQRARARLFLLNFEKELFVHVGTLENEKGKAAEKNHEKARSAIRDRLTQLAPIFLKNKYMLGEEFSMLDVAIAPLLWRLDHYGIELSKNAAPLMKYAERIFSRPAYIEALTPSEKVMRR
- a CDS encoding cytochrome c1; this translates as MKKWLSTLAMTCAAMFAFSAAPVHAAEEAVLDRAPDNADNFASLQHGAQIFVNYCLNCHSASLMRYNRLTDLGLTQKQIQDNLLFTTEKIGNTMSIAMRPDDAKAWFGASPPDLSVEARARGKDWLYTYLRSFYRDPTRPTGWNNRVFENVGMPHVLWTLQGIRDARFETDTDEKTGEKTKRFVGYTQVTPGTMSNVDYDSAVADLVSYLSWMSEPAQQTRKRLGVWVLLFLALLSFLAWRLNAAYWRDIK
- a CDS encoding cytochrome bc complex cytochrome b subunit; protein product: MATADKDVETTGFLGWIDRRFPLTSTWKKHVTEYYAPKNFNFWYFFGSLSMLVLVIQIVTGIFLVMNYKPDATLAFASVEYIMREVPWGWLIRYMHSTGASMFFVVVYLHMFRSLMYGSYRKPRELVWIFGCAIFLCLMAEAFFGYLLPWGQMSFWGAQVIVNLFSAIPFIGPDLSLWIRGDYVVSDVTLNRFFSFHVIAIPLVLIGLVVAHLVALHEVGSNNPDGIEIKAKKDANGIPLDGIPFHPYYSVHDFMGVCIFLLIFAAIIFFAPEMGGYFLEANNFVPANPLQTPSEIAPVWYFTAFYAMLRATTDPFKIVLMIIIALLGVFALLRARGKWRIGLPVLALLVIVFMALTESKFWGVVVMGTAVVSLFFVPWLDRSPVKSIRYRPLFHKVFYAIFVFAFLVLGFLGTRPPSPAGTLIAQICALIYFAFFLGMPFWTPRGRFKTPPERVNYKLH
- the petA gene encoding ubiquinol-cytochrome c reductase iron-sulfur subunit is translated as MRDKDDKRVDGGRRTWLITTTVAGGVGGVATLVPFVGSFAPSEKAKAAGAPVEVDISGLKPGEMMTVAWRGKPVWIVNRTDEMLSDVKKADNEVADPKSKMEFSMPLPEYCNNEFRSRADHKNIFVAVAVCTHLGCTPTPRFTEGPQPNLPDNWPGGFLCPCHGSTYDMAGRVFKNKPAPQNLDVPPYMFTSATQLVIGKDEKGEA
- a CDS encoding Nif3-like dinuclear metal center hexameric protein, which encodes MDRIELELYLNNLLEIGRFKDYCPNGLQVEGTRRVQKIATGVTASLAFLEAALEWGADTVLVHHGYFWRNEAPQITGRKHRRLRTLIANDINLFAYHLPLDAHPEFGNNAQIGARLGLIADGRFGDQDIGWVAPITMPLSLEHFTATVENALGRKPLVFGDPDRELRRVAWCTGGAQGYFEQAIDAGADVYLSGEVSEQTMHIAAESGVAYIAAGHHATERYGVQAVGAHLSEEFDIEHVFIDIDNPV
- a CDS encoding S1C family serine protease produces the protein MLRRFWLFFAQAVTVLLALMFIIATLKPQWLQRQGQFGKQLAEPIVALQEVAPSIGSRPLQSSYADGAQKAMPAVVNVFSSKDGNLPADPRAKDPLFRYFFGDKNRRKNDEPPASNLGSGVIVSSEGYILTNQHVVDGADQIEVALADGRTSSAKVIGVDPETDLAVLKIALTNLPSITLGRMDQTHVGDVVLAIGNPFGVGQTVTMGIVSALGRNHLGINTFENFIQTDAAINPGNSGGALVDVNGNLLGINTAIYSRSGGSLGIGFAIPVSTARSVLESIITTGTVTRGWIGVEPQDVTPEIAESFGLDQKSGAIVAGVLQGGPADKAGIKPGDILVSINEDTITDTTRLLNVVAQIKPGTSVKVHLMRKNKELDVNVMIGKRPAQPKAPQTPDEDQGDQGDE